The Deltaproteobacteria bacterium region TTATTCTTCGCCAAGCCGCTGCTGCCATTTGGATCGCAAAATGGGAAATCGCCATGCCGATTTTCCTGTTGGCGCTTATCTTCGGCGGATTCTGCACTCTCGTTGAAGCCTCGGCCGTCCTGGTGATATACGCCTTGATAGTCGAGGTTTGTATTTTCCGCGATCTGAACTTGCAAAGACTCCTAAACATGCTTGTCAAATGTGCTGCCCTGGTGGGAGGCGTGCTTATTATTCTCGGTGTGGCTATGGGACTGACGAGCTATCTTGTTGACGCCCAGGTTCCCGCGCATGCCGCCACCTGGGCCACAAATCACCTACACTCAAGGTGGTCATTTCTCCTAGCGTTAAACGCGGGGTTGATCGTTGTCGGATGCTTGATGGATATCTATTCCGCGCTAGTCGTGGTAGTGCCTCTGATATTACCTATGGCCGAGTCATTCGGTGTTCATCCCGCCCATCTCGGCATTATTTTTTTGGCCAATCTGCAACTGGGCTATCTCACACCGCCGGTTGGTATGAATCTGTTTTTCGCTTCCTTTCGTTTCGAGAAGCCGCTTACAGTTGTTGCCCGCGATGCCTTGCCCTTCCTCTTTATAATGGCCTTAGTTGTACTGCTTATCACGTACGTTCCCTGGCTAACCTTAGGTATGCTGGAATTGTTAAGGTAGGCACGATTGATGATCTCGTAAAAAGCTGGTTTATGCCGCTTCGCGGCGTCCTGTCGGCAACGAACTTGATGTTTAAGTTCGTTGGAAGTCCGAATCAGACGGCAAAGTAAAAAGCTCCAAAGATACTCAAAGAGACAACCAAGAAAATTATATAGAAAAATCAGCAAAATAGATGTTTTGGTCTCTTTTTTCAGGAAATACATCTAACGGTTTTTCCCTTCCGCGCCGATAAGAAACATCAGAATAAAACATATATGAAAAAGGCAAACCTCTCGAAAGAGTGGGACGCAAAGCCTCCGGTCCGCCACAGGCGGATAGCGGGGTTGCTCAACCGGTTTAAAAGTTGAACGCTTTGGCCCATTCTTCGGCAACGAGAATGGGTTTTTTGTTATGAGCTAGGAGGGGCGGACAATGATTGAAGGTATCGGTGCTACCGTAAATTTGAATCAAGAAAATCAGCACGCTGTTCAAGCCCAGGCGGAAAGCGCCCAGAAGATGACAGCGGATGTCGTCGAAGGCAAGGTAAACCCAGTGGAATCTCCTGATAATCTGTATGATGAATCCGGGTCGAATGAGGAAGCTAATTCACAAGATGTGCTCAACCCCGGTTCACGTGAAGGGCGCATTGTTGAACTCGTGGGCTAAGGCAGTCTGCCAGGTCAGGAGTCTGAGCAAAACATCAAGAGAGCTTATCTGATGTGCGTGCATCTTTTCTACCGGACATCTCCTAAGACGCGAAGAAGAGATTTGCACCGGTGGGAATAACGGCATTTTGGGAAGCTATCATGTTTTATTGGATGTGGGGAGTTAGCATGATTCTTTGTGTTTCATTGTCGATTTGTATCTTGTAGTTGTTCAAGAAATCCATGCCCAGGATGCCATCAAATCTGCCCTTTTCGCCAAAAGGCAGATCTGTCACGGCCACACGGAAGTTGTGTCTGCCAACGCCACCGACTTGAATGGATTGGACCCTGGCCAATTGCGCTTGAATATCCATGGCCATGGTTTTCAGCGTGATGGATGTGCCCCTTTCTTCATCCAATCCGAGAGCCTTTGCCAACTCCCTTGAAAGAATAGTAATGCCAGCCCCGGTATCAACTAGAACTCTGGCGCTGATTGAGTCGTTCAACACTACAGGCACTAAAATGTGTCCGTCTACTTGCGAAAACCTCACAATGGTCATTACTTCCTCATTTGCTTCTTCGCCTGTTTCCTCACTCGTTTCTTCACTTGTCTCCTCGTCTGCGATTTCGCCTGTTTCCTTTTCGACTTCGGTGGGTGTCTCTTTTTCACCCTCTTCGGCGGCGGCTTGTTCCTCTATTCTCTTAGATAGTCTTTGCACGTCAGCTATGGAGTAGTACACATAGATATCATAGGCTTCCCTGTCTGCATCAGTAGCATGTTCGAGAAAACCGGCAAATGCCTTATCAGCCAACTCGTAATTGGCCTGTCGGTAATAGATAGCCCCTAGACGATAAAGGGCAGGCACAAACTTGGCGTCCAGTTCTATTGCCTTTTGATAGTATCCTATTTCAGCTTCAGAGTCGTCATCCAGCTCTTTGCCTTTTTCAAACCACTGGCTTGCTGTAACTGACCCTTTCTCCGCATCAACTCCAGACTGCTTCTCTTGCTTGTATTCTTGCACCGAGGACTTAAAATCCGTTTTTTCCGCCCCGAAGCGTTGATTCTCAAGGCTGTGGTCCTTTTGGGGCTGCGCTGGTGACTTGCCAGGATGTGTTTCCCTGCCAGGGCTGGTTTTCTGGCTGATGGGAGCGACATTCTTGCTGAGCCTGCCTTCACTAGGTTTATCACGAGGTCCGTTCTTCGGAGAGGAGGTGATATGGTTTATGATGGCAAGGATTGCGATACCTAGCAAGACAGTCAGAATGCCTGTCTTGTAGCGCTGTTTCCTTTTTTTTCGAGCATACCTTTCAATGTTGACGCCGCAAAGGGCGCAATATATGTCGTCCGGTTGGCTAAACCCACACTTTGGACATATCATCTTGGTAGGCCTTCTACCGCATTTGAGTCAGAACACAATTAAAACCTATCAACAAGGCAGATTCTTGTCAAGGATTTCAACGGGTAACGCACGATAACGCCAAAGTCGGTGCCAAATTGCTAATATTGCACGGTTATGCGAGTCTCAAAATCCGTACTGTTCTCAAGGCGTCAGCCGCAACCTCGAAATGGTTCGACTGGCCGTTCGACAGGCTCACGGCCATGAGCAGTGTCGAATGGCTCACCATCCTGAGCGAAGTCGAAGGACAATATTTAAATTCGAATATCATTAGTTAATTCAGGCGGTTAGTTGTTTAAAAGCCTTTCTTTGTTCCGATTTGGCCTGGTTGGAGGCATGTTCTCTTTTGGCAAAAAAGCGTGCCATGGCATCGATAATTCAGCCATGTTTTGCTTGCCCTTTGCGCATCATATCTATTAGACTTCATTAAGAACCAAGGTTTCTTTGGAGGTATGATATGGCCCTGCACGAACTGGCCGGAAAACCGGCGCCACGAACCCTTCTTGTCAACATTTCAAGACTCGTCAGTTCCTATTACACCCATAAACCGGACGTTTCGGATCTGGCCCAGAAGGTCGCCTTTGGCACATCCGGGCACAGGGGTTCCTCGTTTGAGAAAAGCTTTAACGAGGACCATGTCCTGGCCATTTGCCAGGCTATTTGCCAATACAGACAATCTAAAAATATCACCGGGCCCCTTTTCATGGGCATGGACACTCACGCCCTTTCCGAACCAGCCCTGGCAACTGCCTTAGAGGTGTTCGCCGCCAACAGCATGACGGTCATGATTCAGAAGGGACTCGGCTACACGCCCACACCGGTCATCTCCCACGCCATCCTGACCCACAATCGAGACAAAACGAATGGACTTGCCGACGGCGTGGTCATCACGCCATCTCACAACCCGCCTGACAACGGCGGCTTCAAATACAACCCCCCGCATGGCGGCCCGGCTGATACGGCAACCACCACGGTCATCGAAGACAGGGCCAATGAGATCTTGCGCGAAGGCAACAGGGAGGTCCGTCGCACACCCTTTGAAAAGGCAGTTTCCGCTGATACGACCCACGAGCACGACTACATTGGCCCCTACACAAAGGATCTGGCAAGCATTATCGACATGGAGGCCATAGCCAAAGGGGGGCTGAAAATAGGAGTGGACCCATTGGGAGGGGCGGCCGTGGACTTCTGGGACCCCATTGCCGAACGGTTCGGACTTGATATCGAGGTGGTAAACCGGGCCGTCGACCCGACTTTCGGCTTCATGACCGTGGACAAGGACGGCAAAATCCGTATGGACTGTTCGTCTCGCTATGCCATGGCAAGCCTGATCGAGCTTAAGGACCAGTTTGATATTGCCTTTGGCAACGACCCGGACACTGACCGCCACGGCATTGTCACCAAGGGTTCCGGGCTCCTTAACGCCAACCACTATCTTGCTGTTGCCGTCTGGTATCTCTTTCAAAATCGGCCGAACTGGAGACCTGCTGCTGCTGTTGGCAAAACCCTGGTCTCAAGCTCCATGATTGACAGGGTGGCAGCGCACCTGAAACGCAAGCTCTCCGAAGTTCCCGTGGGGTTCAAGTGGTTTGTTGACGGACTCCTTGATGGCTCGTACGGGTTCGCCGGCGAAGAAAGCGCAGGAGCGTCTTTCTTGCGAAAAAACGGCACGGTCTGGACCACGGACAAGGACGGCATCATCATGGACCTTTTGGCTGCCGAGATCACAGCCATTACTAACCGCTCTCCGGACGAACTGTATAAAGACCTGGAAGACAGATTCGGAAAGCCCATTTATGAGCGGATTGACGCGCCGGCAAGGCCAGAGCAAAAAGAAGCCCTGAAAAAGCTCTCGCCCGATATGGTACCCGCAAAAGAGCTGGCCGGAGAAAAGATCATCGCCAAACTCACCCGCGCCCCTGGCAATGACGCCCCCATAGGAGGCCTCAAGGTCGTAACCGAAAACGGTTGGTTTGCAGCAAGGCCGTCGGGAACCGAAGATATCTACAAGGTGTATGCCGAGAGCTTCAAGGGAGAGGAACATCTGAAGATAATCCAAGAAGAGGCGCAAACAATCGTGAAAGAGGCCTTCAAAGCAGCAGGAGTCTGAAGCGGTCAAGAAATAATGGTGATTTCGTCGGAACCGGGCGTAAGCTTTTCGCCGCCCTGCTCTGTAACCAGAAAGGTATTCTCCACACCTACCAACCCGATGGATTTGAGGCCCTTTTTGGGTTCCACAGCAATTACCATGTTCTTTCTGAGGGGGGAGTGTATCTTGCCTGCAATAACCGGAAATTCATCAATAACCAGACCAATGCCATGGCCAAGAAATGGTACCTGGTTGCTCCCAAATCCCATGAAGTTATCCTCAAAGTCCCGCCGGGCTACTTCAGTGCGATACACATCTTCAAATATTTCAGACGGTACAGCGCCCGGTTTCAATCTGCGTCTGACCTCCTCTTGAATATGCAGACATGTCTTGTGCGCATCCACAGCAGCCTGTGGAAGACGGCCAAGCGCAAAGATCCTGGTCTTATCCGTAAAATACCCCTCAAAGGAAAACCCGGTATCAATAAAAATGCTCTCCGCTTTTTTAAGCCTTCTTGTCCCACCAAGGAACGGAAATGCAGGCGAGAGCCCTACCAGCCCCCCGGGACCCACTGAAGCCGTAGGATAATTGCCGGACTCCCCGAAACTGATTACACCGGCAAAGAACTCGCTGTTAAAAGCGGCAAGCCTCCCAATTCCTGTATAGCCGAGCTTGAGCATCTCAGCGTGGATAGCTGATCCAAGTTCCCATTCCGTGATCCCCTCTTGAATCATGTTCGGTATCTCGTCGTAGATGGCCTTATGCCTCTTTCCGGCCTCTCGAATCAGGCCCACTTCGTAATCCGATTTGATAGAACGAATCATGGCCAGCATCAAACTGATATCTTCAAACACACTTTCACGAAAGGCCCCTAAGAGCTTTTTGAACATGGAAACCGGAACAGTGGCCTCATCCAGTCCGAGCCGAGCTACATGGTGACCGTGCGCCTTCAGCCCTTCCGGGATCTCTGCAAAGCTCTTGAGACGAACCAGAGTCCTGAGAGGGGTTTCTTTTTGTGCCCGCTCAAAGCTCCGTCGTATGAAAAAGATCGCCTCTCCTTCAACCGGAACAAAGAGGAAACCGTTTTGTAACGTGCCGGTATAATAGAACATATTTATGCCATCAATGATGACGGCACCGCTCAAGGAAGCCCCCTCCAGTCCTTTCTGAAGCCTTGAAATCCGGCCAAAAATCTCTTCAGGAGGTACAAGATTGTAGCTGCACGTTACAACGCTTTGAGAAAGTTGTGACATCATATAACTGCTAGCACCTATTCTGCACATCTGGCGGAGCCAGATATAACCAAAACGCAGGAAAATGTCAATCACCGTCACATCCCCGAATCCACCGCCAAAAAAACGAAGAGAAAAGAACAGTGATTTACGCACTGGCAAAGTGAAGGTTTCCGCGGGCCTCATTTTAAAGAACAAACTGTAATTGCGTTACACCCATCAGTCCTTCGCTTTTTTGGCGGTGGACTTGGGCATCTGTCGCCGTAGTTGCCGATTGAAAAGCCCACGAATTTGCGATATAAGAAATAAATTCTTAAGATGGCCGTTTGGTTCCGGGGAAGCGCTGGTGGCAGCTAGACATGATTTTTTCTGAATAACTGGTGTCTGACGAGGTAGATAAAGATCTTGGGGATGAGAGCACACTTGTCTCTCTGCTCAAGCAAGGGCAGGAGGATGCATTTCGTGTTCTCGTCAGGCGATATGAGACCAGAGTCTTCAGCATCGCCTATGGTATCACCTTAGATAGAGAAGAGAGCCTGGATATAGTCCAGGAAGTTTTCCTCAAGGTATACCAGAACATCCATGGCTTTAGAGAGGAATCAAGGCTTTCGACCTGGCTCCATCGTATTACGGTCAACCTGTGCCTTAACTGGAAGAAAAGATGGAAACGGCGGTTCAGATGGCATCATCAACCCCTTGAAAGAGACGAATCCGGTAATGACCTGAAGTCGGGAACCGAGGCTCATTATCCAGACGCTCTTTACGAAAAAAAGGAATTTGAGAAGATATTCTGGGATAGGCTGAACGAGTTACCGGAAAAGACGAGGGCTGTGTTTGTACTCAAGGAGGTGGAAGGTCTTTCCTATGATGAGATTGCCAAGACACTAGGCGTAAGGACGGGGACAGTCAGTTCCCGGCTCTTTTATGCTCGCAAGAGGCTAAAGCAGTCGCTAAAGCAGTATCTGGAAGAGGGTAAGGATTCGTGAAAAAGGGAGAGTGAAGATGACGCGATTCAAAAAACTCCATCTGTTGCCTCTATTGGTTGTTCTGACCGGGGTACAGGCAGCTCCAATCCGGGCAGAGCACAATATTGATGTTGTCGTTAAGACCGTCCTGGCATCTCATGGGGCCAAATACTTTGACCCGCGTCTGTCCAGCCTTATAAAGGAGCTGCAGTCCTTATTCCGGTACTCCTCATACCGACTCCTCAGCCAGGACCGCATAAATGTCCGTATGAGTGAGACCGGTGTGGTTTCGCTTTCAGGAAACAGGATTTTGAAGATCACGCCTACGGGTGTGACGGGAAACAGAGTAGAGCTGCGACTTGTGATCCTGAAAAAAAGGAGAGTGATCTTTGAAACCGTGATCCAGCTCCTCAACAACAGCAGCATTATCGTTGGCGGCCCCAAACACAAAGACGGTTCCCTGCTGTTTAACATCTCCGCTTCATTCTAGTCCCCCAGTCGTGTAATTCGTGCTCTTTCTGGCAGAAAACAAGAAGAGAATCACGCCATTTTCTAACCCGGACGAGCTGCCACCAAGAAAAAACACTTTTTTGTTTTTTGAGTGAGTTTTTTTGGAGAATTGATGTCTAACAAAGCAAATGTCAATTTCCTGATGAGGATAAAAGCTCATGAAAATGGACCCAACTATTTGTGATCCGACCCTGCTAAATCGTTTCTTTGATCAAGAACTCGGGCCGGATGAATATGCTCTGATGAGCGAACACATAAAACACTGCCCTTCCTGTCAAAAGGCACTCCAAGATGCTGAGGCCATCTCTACCCTTTTTAGGACGGGTTTAGATAAAGAGCTTTCTCATGCCAACCTTGAAAAAGTTGAAGAAAAGGTGTTGGCTTTCATCCGGAAAAAGAAAACTCCATGGTGGTTGAAATTTGGACGCCTGCTTGTAGCCAGGAGATTCTATGTCCCTGCCACAGCCGTTATTGCAGGACTTGTCCTTTACTTTTCTTTTCTGGCGCCTCCCACCTCAGTGTCTGGCCCCAGCGCTATCATAAACTCTTTTAAGGGCAATGTGGGATCTGTCATGATTTTGGAAACACCGAAAACACACCAGACCATTCTATGGTTCAGTGAACCTCTGATCTCAGGTGATGAAGATAATGGAATTGAAGAAAATCAAAGCACTGTTTCAACCTATTCAAAAAGACTGTGTCTGATGTCTTAATATGAAGAATCAGGAGGTGGAAAAATGAAA contains the following coding sequences:
- a CDS encoding aspartyl protease family protein translates to MICPKCGFSQPDDIYCALCGVNIERYARKKRKQRYKTGILTVLLGIAILAIINHITSSPKNGPRDKPSEGRLSKNVAPISQKTSPGRETHPGKSPAQPQKDHSLENQRFGAEKTDFKSSVQEYKQEKQSGVDAEKGSVTASQWFEKGKELDDDSEAEIGYYQKAIELDAKFVPALYRLGAIYYRQANYELADKAFAGFLEHATDADREAYDIYVYYSIADVQRLSKRIEEQAAAEEGEKETPTEVEKETGEIADEETSEETSEETGEEANEEVMTIVRFSQVDGHILVPVVLNDSISARVLVDTGAGITILSRELAKALGLDEERGTSITLKTMAMDIQAQLARVQSIQVGGVGRHNFRVAVTDLPFGEKGRFDGILGMDFLNNYKIQIDNETQRIMLTPHIQ
- a CDS encoding alpha-D-glucose phosphate-specific phosphoglucomutase; translation: MALHELAGKPAPRTLLVNISRLVSSYYTHKPDVSDLAQKVAFGTSGHRGSSFEKSFNEDHVLAICQAICQYRQSKNITGPLFMGMDTHALSEPALATALEVFAANSMTVMIQKGLGYTPTPVISHAILTHNRDKTNGLADGVVITPSHNPPDNGGFKYNPPHGGPADTATTTVIEDRANEILREGNREVRRTPFEKAVSADTTHEHDYIGPYTKDLASIIDMEAIAKGGLKIGVDPLGGAAVDFWDPIAERFGLDIEVVNRAVDPTFGFMTVDKDGKIRMDCSSRYAMASLIELKDQFDIAFGNDPDTDRHGIVTKGSGLLNANHYLAVAVWYLFQNRPNWRPAAAVGKTLVSSSMIDRVAAHLKRKLSEVPVGFKWFVDGLLDGSYGFAGEESAGASFLRKNGTVWTTDKDGIIMDLLAAEITAITNRSPDELYKDLEDRFGKPIYERIDAPARPEQKEALKKLSPDMVPAKELAGEKIIAKLTRAPGNDAPIGGLKVVTENGWFAARPSGTEDIYKVYAESFKGEEHLKIIQEEAQTIVKEAFKAAGV
- a CDS encoding aminopeptidase P family protein; the encoded protein is MMSQLSQSVVTCSYNLVPPEEIFGRISRLQKGLEGASLSGAVIIDGINMFYYTGTLQNGFLFVPVEGEAIFFIRRSFERAQKETPLRTLVRLKSFAEIPEGLKAHGHHVARLGLDEATVPVSMFKKLLGAFRESVFEDISLMLAMIRSIKSDYEVGLIREAGKRHKAIYDEIPNMIQEGITEWELGSAIHAEMLKLGYTGIGRLAAFNSEFFAGVISFGESGNYPTASVGPGGLVGLSPAFPFLGGTRRLKKAESIFIDTGFSFEGYFTDKTRIFALGRLPQAAVDAHKTCLHIQEEVRRRLKPGAVPSEIFEDVYRTEVARRDFEDNFMGFGSNQVPFLGHGIGLVIDEFPVIAGKIHSPLRKNMVIAVEPKKGLKSIGLVGVENTFLVTEQGGEKLTPGSDEITIIS
- a CDS encoding sigma-70 family RNA polymerase sigma factor, which translates into the protein MVSDEVDKDLGDESTLVSLLKQGQEDAFRVLVRRYETRVFSIAYGITLDREESLDIVQEVFLKVYQNIHGFREESRLSTWLHRITVNLCLNWKKRWKRRFRWHHQPLERDESGNDLKSGTEAHYPDALYEKKEFEKIFWDRLNELPEKTRAVFVLKEVEGLSYDEIAKTLGVRTGTVSSRLFYARKRLKQSLKQYLEEGKDS
- a CDS encoding zf-HC2 domain-containing protein — translated: MKMDPTICDPTLLNRFFDQELGPDEYALMSEHIKHCPSCQKALQDAEAISTLFRTGLDKELSHANLEKVEEKVLAFIRKKKTPWWLKFGRLLVARRFYVPATAVIAGLVLYFSFLAPPTSVSGPSAIINSFKGNVGSVMILETPKTHQTILWFSEPLISGDEDNGIEENQSTVSTYSKRLCLMS